One Brassica oleracea var. oleracea cultivar TO1000 chromosome C7, BOL, whole genome shotgun sequence genomic window carries:
- the LOC106303286 gene encoding uncharacterized protein LOC106303286, giving the protein MASSSNDEEQNLENMFEDYFEQQIDVMYNNIANYQPPVPRRRAYIERNREEGHNRLWNDYFSEEPTYPPHYFRRRFPMKRSLFTRIVNRFSNEVPYFQHRRYAVGRFGLSPLQKCTAAIRMFSYGCAGDMVGEYLRMGETTALLCLEKFTEGIIDLYGEESIYTWCREPTIVLEAVASQDLWIWHTFFGPPGALNDIDVLDRSPVFDDIIYGRAPTVEFTVNGHKYHRAYYLTDGIYPKWPTFIQSISIPQGPKDVLFAERQEAARKDVERAFGVLQARFAIVRNPALLWEKEKISNITRACIILHNMIVEEERDGYIRYDISEFVEGETSRSSEVDFSFSTNMPSNLGNILAIRSELRDQRKHQRLKTDLIENIFAKFGNQQS; this is encoded by the exons ATGGCATCCTCATCCAATGACGAAGAACAAAATTTAGAAAACATGTTTGAAGATTATTTCGAACAACAAATCGACGTAATGTACAACAACATAGCGAACTATCAACCGCCAGTACCGAGGAGACGAGCATACATAGAAAGAAACCGCGAGGAAGGGCATAACCGCTTGTGGAATGACTATTTCAGTGAGGAGCCGACATATCCACCTCACTATTTTAGGCGCCGTTTCCCAATGAAAAGATCATTATTCACGAGGATCGTTAATCGCTTCTCCAATGAAGTTCCTTATTTTCAACATAGAAGATATGCAGTTGGCCGGTTCGGGCTATCTCCACTACAAAAGTGTACTGCAGCAATTCGTATGTTCTCCTATGGTTGTGCGGGTGATATGGTGGGCGAATATCTCCGCATGGGTGAGACCACTGCCTTATTGTGTTTGGAAAAATTTACTGAAGGAATCATCGATTTATATGGAGAGGA GTCAATATACACATGGTGCAGGGAACCAACAATTGTTCTAGAAGCTGTAGCTTCACAAGACCTCTGGATATGGCACACGTTTTTTGGACCACCGGGTGCCTTGAACGATATTGACGTCCTTGATCGGTCTCCGGTTTTTGATGACATTATCTATGGTCGAGCTCCAACAGTTGAATTCACCGTCAACGGTCACAAGTATCATAGGGCCTACTACCTCACCGACGGTATATATCCAAAGTGGCCTACCTTTATCCAATCCATCTCTATTCCTCAAGGTCCAAAGGACGTGTTATTTGCAGAACGTCAAGAAGCCGCCAGAAAAGATGTCGAGCGTGCATTTGGAGTCTTGCAAGCTCGTTTTGCAATTGTTAGAAACCCGGCTCTTCTTTGGGAGAAGGAAAAAATCAGCAACATTACCAGAGCATGTATCATATTACACAATATGATAGTGGAAGAAGAACGAGATGGATACATTCGATACGATATATCCGAATTCGTAGAAGGAGAAACAAGCAGAAGTTCAGAGGTAGATTTCTCGTTCTCTACAAACATGCCTTCAAATCTCGGTAATATACTTGCCATTCGGAGTGAACTTCGCGACCAAAGGAAACATCAACGATTGAAGACCGATTTAATTGAGAATATATTTGCAAAATTTGGTAACCAACAATCATAA